The sequence GGTTGCTGGATCAACTCAGTGATGACTGGAAACAGCAGATCGTGAAAATGGGGATATTCCCGGAAACGCTGTTAAAAAAGATGACAAGATAAAAAGAGTTCCGGCAAAAGCTGCAATAGGAATAATCCAGGCTAGAAATTATTATATATCATTAGTATATTTTATATATTTACCATCATTGAAATATGGGTTTGATTCATTTCCCATTCACTTTTAAATATTTTTTAAATTTAATACATGGTGTTCAATAAAACTGAAAGCAAATGGGCAAGCAAGATGAGATGAAAACATTCTTCATTCGCCGCGATACCCAATGCGGTGTTTGTGGTGAGGAGCTTTGGAAAGGTTCGATGATCACCCTCGACCGGGAGAAGGGGGCTTTGTGCATGTCCTGTGCCGGTATGGATCATCTGTGGTTTTTGCCTTCCGGTGATGCAGCTCTTACACGCAGGGCGAAAAAGCATTCGGGCATGTATGCTGTGGTTTTACAATGGGCCCGGGCACGTAAGCGATATGAACGGCAAGGTATATTGGTGGAGAAGGAGGCCCTGGAACAGGCCGAAAAGGAGTGCCTGGCCGATCAGGACCAACGGGAAAGAAGGAAAGAGCGTGAAGCCCTTAAAAGGAAGGAGCTGGACAAGCAGTTTATTGAACAGTTTGCTGCAAAGATCCGCGGGCAGTACCCGGGCATTCCTTCAGGCAGGGAAAAGACAATTGCCGAACATGCCTGCCGCAAGTACAGCGGACGCGTTGGGAGAAGTCAGGCTGCCAAAGAATTTTCGGAGGATGCCATACGATTGGCAGTCATAGCCCATATCCGTCATACGGAAACCAACTACGACGAGCTATTGATGAGAGGGTATGATCCTTTTGATGCCCGGATGCTTGTAAGGGATCAGGTGGATTCAAAGTTGGAAGAGTGGGAAGGGGAGGATTAGGATTTTAACCAACTGCAATTTCCAGGATTATCTCACACTTCTTGTCTGAAAAGCAAACAGGTAAGAGCCCAGGGGGAAATGAAATGAGGCCCTGTGCCCCAATATTTCGTACCTACCAAACATAGCAATAAGAAAATAGTCCAGAGATAGCAAGAAAAATATATAGTTCTACAAAATGTGGAACTAAAATTTGTATATTTGCGTTTAGTAAGTTGGATTGCTTTGGAACTGTTAAGAAAGGATAGGCTTTTAAAACTCAAGAAGAAGAACAGAGGTAACA is a genomic window of Bacteroidales bacterium containing:
- a CDS encoding DUF2293 domain-containing protein, with translation MGKQDEMKTFFIRRDTQCGVCGEELWKGSMITLDREKGALCMSCAGMDHLWFLPSGDAALTRRAKKHSGMYAVVLQWARARKRYERQGILVEKEALEQAEKECLADQDQRERRKEREALKRKELDKQFIEQFAAKIRGQYPGIPSGREKTIAEHACRKYSGRVGRSQAAKEFSEDAIRLAVIAHIRHTETNYDELLMRGYDPFDARMLVRDQVDSKLEEWEGED